The Acidianus manzaensis genome has a window encoding:
- a CDS encoding phytoene desaturase family protein — MKVAVIGAGHNGLISAYYLRKNGFDVTVFEGRSKVGGMADTEIVNGVKISRASYVLGLMPSKLVKEFKIPVIEQDPVQIIYDDKPIPFWRNRERRIKELKSIGEENFGEFEDIISRFKSMLEEKFTFVDTPPSKEEITEEAEKIGVEEIMKLTSGEFLNKYISNKKYHRFFIYPSMENSPAYLVSYFYANWSFVKGGMGTVAERIKEEAEKIGVKIRLNTKVDKIISKNDQVKGIKFDNKEEDFDLIVSAVSPAETVKLADINVKFPVRRYGWVKYNLIFENEPKMPEDLAKFKSSIIDCDAGEIVLPYAVDDSIGGYVMEMMGDLDEALDIFKGNVIYQEELTAEKAEKDYILPGGDLNHLPMREPYLFDGRPMKGWGYSSPIKGLYLTGAGTYPGGQVVGVSGYNVVLKILKDLKIENKSM, encoded by the coding sequence ATGAAGGTTGCTGTAATAGGTGCTGGTCATAATGGATTAATTTCTGCATACTATTTGAGGAAAAATGGTTTTGACGTTACGGTTTTTGAAGGTAGATCTAAAGTTGGAGGCATGGCTGATACTGAAATTGTAAACGGAGTGAAAATTAGTAGGGCCTCTTATGTTTTAGGTTTAATGCCATCTAAGTTAGTCAAAGAGTTCAAGATTCCAGTTATTGAACAAGACCCAGTTCAGATAATTTATGACGATAAGCCTATTCCTTTTTGGAGGAATAGAGAAAGAAGAATAAAAGAATTAAAAAGTATAGGAGAAGAAAATTTTGGAGAATTTGAAGATATAATTTCTAGATTTAAATCTATGCTAGAGGAGAAATTCACTTTCGTAGATACTCCTCCTTCAAAGGAAGAAATTACTGAGGAAGCTGAAAAAATAGGAGTTGAAGAAATTATGAAGTTAACTTCTGGCGAGTTCTTAAACAAGTATATCTCGAATAAGAAATATCATAGATTTTTTATCTATCCAAGTATGGAAAATTCTCCTGCTTATTTAGTTTCTTATTTTTACGCTAATTGGTCTTTCGTAAAAGGAGGAATGGGAACTGTAGCTGAAAGGATCAAGGAAGAAGCTGAAAAAATAGGAGTCAAAATTAGACTAAATACTAAAGTAGACAAAATTATTTCAAAAAATGATCAAGTAAAAGGGATTAAATTTGATAATAAGGAAGAAGATTTTGATTTAATAGTATCTGCTGTAAGCCCTGCTGAAACTGTTAAGTTAGCTGATATTAACGTTAAGTTTCCTGTCAGAAGGTATGGTTGGGTTAAATATAATCTGATTTTTGAAAATGAGCCTAAAATGCCAGAAGATTTGGCTAAGTTTAAGTCTTCTATTATTGATTGTGATGCAGGAGAAATAGTCTTACCGTATGCTGTAGATGATTCTATCGGAGGTTATGTTATGGAAATGATGGGAGACTTAGACGAGGCTTTAGATATTTTCAAAGGAAACGTAATTTATCAAGAAGAGTTAACTGCTGAAAAAGCTGAGAAAGATTATATTTTACCTGGTGGTGATCTAAATCATTTGCCTATGAGAGAGCCTTATCTTTTTGATGGAAGACCTATGAAGGGTTGGGGTTATTCTTCCCCTATAAAAGGTTTGTATTTAACTGGAGCAGGCACTTATCCTGGTGGTCAAGTAGTAGGAGTTTCTGGTTATAATGTGGTTTTAAAAATACTAAAAGATTTAAAAATTGAAAATAAGTCAATGTAA
- a CDS encoding APC family permease has translation MEKKYVNSLRKELSLINLIVIGIAGAVGTGVLFSSTGMAALAGPAIVISWLLGGIFYLFIGLTYVQLSIHYPEAGGPSRYPLYSHGRITNMINAFSDLIWYLFIPPIEALAVVEALDYFYPSLINSQGFPTTLGAIVGVIIMLAFVPFNYFSVKFFGQSTTTLGIIKLAIYLIVAIGFIIFLFHYSNFTNFGGFAPFGFAGIFSAIPLAMFAFGGIRVLPDYSEEVKDHKILDKAIVYTVIGQTAIYLLFAIAFIGALDWTKIGVSLGDWSSLSSLPGNPFIDIAGSEKLSTLLLLTVIIGVLGPFVTGYIYQGGGIRVLFSMSRSNYVPGKIQELNKYSIPLWSLIVFLITGGILTYIAAPIPTIYGLISDSVVAGYLGFSANPVAMQALISKKKINPIIPFPSAVALLAFIFSSLIIFWSGWPSVPYAVLLLTAASIIFSAIFKIKEDVINAIWYITFIAFLTFLTYINSVGIVNFYEGSLIAAVSSIGFFFWGIKSAKI, from the coding sequence ATGGAGAAAAAGTATGTTAATTCTTTACGAAAAGAATTATCATTAATCAATTTAATAGTAATAGGAATAGCTGGTGCAGTTGGAACTGGAGTACTCTTCAGCTCAACTGGAATGGCAGCTTTAGCTGGTCCAGCAATAGTAATTTCATGGTTATTAGGAGGAATTTTCTACTTATTTATAGGATTAACTTATGTTCAGTTATCTATTCATTATCCTGAAGCTGGAGGCCCATCGAGATATCCACTTTACTCCCATGGAAGGATAACTAATATGATTAATGCTTTTTCTGATTTAATATGGTATTTATTTATTCCACCAATAGAAGCTTTAGCAGTAGTTGAAGCTTTAGATTATTTTTATCCTTCTCTCATCAATTCTCAAGGTTTTCCTACTACATTAGGAGCAATAGTTGGAGTAATTATAATGCTAGCTTTCGTTCCATTTAATTACTTCTCAGTTAAATTTTTTGGACAATCTACGACTACATTAGGGATAATAAAATTAGCTATTTATTTAATTGTTGCAATAGGATTTATTATATTTCTTTTTCATTATTCTAATTTCACTAATTTTGGAGGTTTTGCTCCATTTGGGTTTGCTGGTATTTTTTCAGCAATACCTTTAGCAATGTTTGCATTTGGAGGAATAAGAGTATTACCAGATTATTCAGAAGAAGTTAAAGACCATAAAATACTGGATAAAGCGATAGTCTACACTGTTATAGGGCAAACTGCAATTTATTTGCTATTCGCCATCGCTTTTATAGGCGCATTAGATTGGACTAAGATTGGAGTATCCCTAGGAGATTGGAGTAGTCTTTCGTCTTTACCTGGGAATCCTTTCATTGATATTGCAGGATCAGAAAAACTATCTACTTTACTTCTTCTTACTGTAATTATAGGAGTGCTAGGTCCATTTGTTACCGGTTATATTTATCAAGGAGGAGGAATAAGGGTTTTGTTTTCTATGAGTAGGTCTAATTATGTTCCAGGAAAGATTCAGGAATTAAATAAATATTCTATACCATTATGGTCTTTAATTGTGTTCTTAATTACTGGAGGAATATTGACTTATATTGCAGCGCCAATCCCTACAATTTATGGTTTAATTTCAGATAGCGTAGTAGCAGGTTATCTGGGATTTTCTGCAAATCCAGTAGCAATGCAAGCATTAATATCTAAGAAGAAGATAAATCCTATAATTCCATTTCCTAGTGCAGTTGCTTTATTAGCGTTTATCTTTTCTTCATTAATTATCTTTTGGAGTGGATGGCCTTCAGTTCCTTATGCAGTACTATTACTTACTGCTGCCAGTATAATATTTTCAGCGATTTTTAAAATAAAGGAAGATGTTATTAATGCTATTTGGTATATTACTTTTATAGCATTTTTAACATTTTTAACTTATATTAATAGTGTTGGAATAGTGAACTTCTATGAAGGAAGTTTGATAGCTGCAGTATCTTCAATAGGATTCTTCTTCTGGGGAATAAAATCTGCAAAAATCTAA
- a CDS encoding 4Fe-4S dicluster domain-containing protein — translation MGIDPNYRTSRPQAGDHEGHKVYGPVEPPKVLGIHGTIVGVDFDLCTADGSCLTACPVNVFQWYDTPGHPASEKKADPINEQACIFCMACVNVCPVAAIDVKPP, via the coding sequence ATGGGTATAGATCCGAATTACAGGACGAGTAGACCTCAAGCAGGAGATCATGAAGGGCATAAAGTGTATGGTCCAGTAGAACCGCCAAAAGTTCTTGGAATTCATGGTACTATTGTTGGAGTAGATTTTGACTTATGTACTGCAGATGGATCATGCCTTACTGCATGTCCTGTTAATGTGTTTCAATGGTATGATACGCCAGGACATCCTGCTTCTGAGAAGAAGGCTGATCCAATTAATGAACAAGCTTGCATATTCTGTATGGCCTGCGTTAATGTATGTCCAGTAGCAGCAATAGACGTAAAACCACCATAA
- a CDS encoding ATP-binding protein has protein sequence MKLEDIKSVIKDQKESLQILLSNSIERDVPDLLSYLTIPNVLVILGVRRSGKSTLAGLLMKGKNFGYVNFDDDRLSLNVEDLWKVESAIYELYGNVDYFLFDEIQNVNGWERFVSRLRNTKRIIVTGSNSKLLSNELGTSLTGRHVDFTLFPFSFNEYLRFRKVNLEYPFTTREIALIKRYLEEYLNIGGFPEAQILGRKILESIYNDILFKDIVQRLRIKQITKFKDFSRAITSLYSSEVSLNRISKMLSIDYKTIDQWFDGLVNSFLVYPLEKYNPKLERIRENKKIYVVDPGLIRLVSIKIDIGRIMENIVYIQLMRKNQSRNELYYFKGKDYEIDFVDTKNKRLIQVTYGDIKDREINALVKANEIFQEYEKIIISWDIEDIVKKDNLKIKIIPLWKFLLQS, from the coding sequence ATGAAATTAGAAGATATTAAGAGCGTAATAAAGGACCAGAAAGAATCTCTTCAAATTCTCTTATCTAACTCTATAGAGAGGGACGTTCCGGATCTTCTTTCATATTTGACTATTCCCAATGTTCTAGTTATTTTAGGGGTTAGAAGGTCAGGCAAATCAACATTAGCAGGCTTACTCATGAAGGGAAAAAATTTTGGTTATGTTAATTTTGATGATGATCGTTTATCTCTAAATGTAGAAGACTTATGGAAAGTTGAGTCTGCGATCTACGAATTGTACGGAAATGTAGACTACTTTTTGTTTGATGAGATTCAAAATGTAAATGGTTGGGAAAGATTTGTATCTAGATTAAGAAACACCAAAAGAATTATAGTAACTGGCAGTAATTCTAAGTTATTATCTAATGAGTTAGGAACATCGCTAACGGGTAGACATGTAGACTTTACATTATTCCCTTTCTCTTTTAACGAATATTTAAGGTTTAGAAAAGTTAATTTAGAATATCCATTTACTACAAGAGAAATTGCGTTAATAAAAAGGTATTTAGAAGAATATTTAAATATTGGGGGATTCCCTGAAGCTCAAATACTTGGCAGAAAAATACTGGAAAGCATTTATAATGATATACTGTTCAAGGACATAGTGCAGAGGTTAAGAATTAAGCAAATTACTAAATTCAAAGATTTTTCTAGAGCTATAACTTCCCTATATTCTTCCGAAGTTTCTCTAAATAGAATAAGCAAAATGTTATCGATTGATTACAAGACCATAGATCAATGGTTTGACGGATTAGTAAATTCCTTTCTAGTTTATCCTTTAGAAAAATATAATCCAAAATTGGAAAGAATAAGAGAAAACAAGAAAATTTATGTTGTTGATCCAGGTTTAATACGATTAGTATCGATAAAAATAGATATAGGTAGAATTATGGAAAATATAGTATATATACAACTTATGAGAAAAAATCAATCGAGAAATGAATTATATTACTTTAAAGGAAAAGACTACGAGATAGATTTTGTAGATACTAAAAATAAGAGACTAATTCAAGTAACTTATGGTGATATTAAAGACAGAGAAATCAATGCATTAGTTAAAGCTAATGAAATATTTCAGGAATATGAAAAAATAATTATCAGTTGGGATATTGAAGATATCGTAAAGAAAGATAACCTAAAAATTAAAATAATACCATTATGGAAATTTTTACTACAGTCTTAA
- a CDS encoding amidohydrolase family protein produces MYIDAHTHVWFKEVLPQNFPSPGYTFKPFSLQDVIKEMDEANIDYIVIIAYSSRIVWNTKEDFAINTIKFLKDYKNRFSVVGGVEVEKLSKEEAKFWIEKQYEAGVSGFKIHPVHSWIKPNAYREEEGGIENLRILYEFAEDNNLPVIIHTGTSSFSMSRNKYGDPIFLDDIAVDFPKLKIVMAHMGRPNWISTAFQLCRIRNNIYAEISSIPPKKLLEYIPRLEILKDKLIYGSDVGGPGVKGLRENLYEFLSLNISDETKKLATSINPRIYKTLA; encoded by the coding sequence ATGTATATAGATGCTCATACTCATGTATGGTTTAAGGAAGTTCTTCCTCAAAATTTTCCCTCTCCTGGGTATACCTTTAAGCCCTTTTCTTTACAAGACGTAATTAAAGAAATGGATGAGGCTAACATAGATTACATTGTAATCATAGCTTATTCTTCTAGGATAGTGTGGAATACTAAAGAAGATTTTGCTATTAATACGATAAAATTTCTAAAAGATTATAAAAATAGATTTTCTGTAGTAGGAGGAGTTGAAGTGGAGAAGCTAAGTAAAGAAGAAGCAAAATTCTGGATCGAAAAACAATACGAAGCAGGAGTTTCAGGTTTTAAGATTCATCCAGTCCATTCATGGATTAAACCTAATGCTTATAGAGAAGAAGAAGGTGGAATAGAAAATTTAAGAATTTTATACGAATTTGCAGAAGATAATAACTTACCGGTAATAATTCACACTGGAACTAGCTCATTTTCGATGTCAAGAAATAAATACGGAGATCCCATCTTTCTAGATGACATAGCAGTAGATTTTCCCAAGCTAAAAATAGTCATGGCTCATATGGGAAGACCAAACTGGATATCCACAGCTTTCCAATTATGCAGAATAAGGAACAATATATACGCAGAAATTTCTTCAATACCTCCTAAAAAACTCCTAGAATACATTCCTAGGCTAGAGATATTGAAAGACAAGTTAATATATGGAAGCGATGTTGGAGGTCCAGGAGTTAAAGGATTAAGAGAAAACCTCTATGAATTCCTTTCTTTAAATATAAGCGATGAGACAAAGAAGTTAGCTACAAGCATTAATCCCAGAATATATAAAACACTAGCCTAA
- a CDS encoding carotenoid biosynthesis protein: MDRLYLISFILLCLGIIFDGLLLVFFIASIVSLILLSFKKRDFMIIFLLGSIIGFAFERLGLSTGIPFGHYVYNFPPYVFGVPIFVVFGWGIFSFLSYLAIFNFPEKEKIIIFSFLMVIIDLSVDPIMVSAGYWTWKTSILDYFGIPITNFVGWFIVSLVIIIIYSLIRGSKEKSEDNIFSYLFPLVYFLFPLNFFIHAKPQLEEPLFIAMITSLIVTSIIIANWRIKYKIIKKS; this comes from the coding sequence GTGGATAGACTATATTTAATTTCGTTTATATTACTTTGTCTGGGAATTATATTTGATGGATTATTACTAGTCTTTTTTATAGCATCCATAGTTTCTTTAATTCTATTATCTTTCAAAAAGAGGGACTTTATGATTATCTTTTTATTAGGTTCAATAATAGGTTTTGCATTTGAGAGATTAGGTTTGTCCACAGGGATTCCGTTTGGGCATTACGTGTATAATTTTCCTCCTTATGTTTTCGGAGTTCCAATTTTCGTAGTATTTGGATGGGGAATTTTTTCGTTCTTATCTTATTTAGCTATATTTAATTTTCCTGAAAAAGAGAAGATAATTATTTTTTCTTTTCTTATGGTAATTATTGACCTTTCAGTAGATCCAATTATGGTTTCGGCTGGATATTGGACCTGGAAGACTTCTATTCTAGACTATTTTGGAATTCCAATAACTAACTTTGTAGGATGGTTCATTGTATCTTTAGTAATAATTATAATTTACTCTTTAATTAGAGGAAGTAAAGAAAAAAGTGAGGATAACATATTTTCATACCTTTTTCCGTTAGTGTATTTTCTATTTCCCTTAAATTTCTTCATACATGCTAAACCTCAATTAGAAGAACCTCTATTTATTGCAATGATTACCTCATTGATAGTAACTAGTATAATAATAGCTAATTGGAGAATAAAATACAAAATTATTAAGAAATCGTAG
- a CDS encoding cyclase family protein, translating to MIIDLTECIEENMPVFPGDPKPKISEIRIEDYVIHSLFLGTHTGTHVDVQSHFIENGKTLDKYEISRFIGNAIVFSYPGKIPDKPDNVDFLLIYSGYKNCDLKLKESEITVDEAMEIVEKGYKLVGIDSPSIGNSEVHRFLLKNDILIVENLSNNLEKILNKVVKFTCLPLKLKGVDGAPVRAIAEF from the coding sequence ATGATTATAGACTTAACGGAATGTATAGAAGAAAATATGCCAGTTTTTCCCGGAGATCCAAAACCTAAAATTTCCGAAATAAGGATAGAGGATTATGTTATTCATTCTTTGTTTTTAGGTACTCATACTGGTACTCATGTGGATGTTCAATCTCATTTTATTGAAAATGGAAAAACTTTGGATAAATATGAAATTTCTAGGTTTATTGGTAATGCGATAGTTTTTAGTTATCCTGGCAAAATTCCAGATAAACCAGATAATGTTGATTTCCTGCTAATTTATTCTGGTTATAAAAATTGTGATTTAAAACTTAAAGAATCTGAAATTACAGTAGATGAAGCTATGGAAATTGTTGAAAAAGGATATAAGCTAGTAGGTATAGATTCGCCAAGTATAGGAAATAGTGAGGTTCATCGTTTTCTTTTAAAGAATGATATTCTAATTGTAGAAAATTTATCCAATAACCTAGAAAAAATTTTAAATAAAGTTGTAAAATTCACTTGCCTTCCTCTTAAATTGAAAGGAGTTGACGGAGCTCCAGTAAGAGCTATAGCTGAATTCTAG